From the Salinimicrobium tongyeongense genome, one window contains:
- a CDS encoding curli assembly protein CsgF, whose translation MKKLLLLSCLLFLGFNVQSQQLTYQPTNPAFGGNYLNYSWMLASATAQNQLKAPGNQAQQESELERLGKDINRQILTQISRSLLREQLDGFQFDEEGTFTYGSLSIEIYETLEGLVINILDTSTGEESQIVIPNN comes from the coding sequence ATGAAAAAATTACTTTTACTCAGCTGTTTATTGTTTTTAGGATTTAACGTACAATCTCAACAGCTTACATACCAACCTACTAATCCTGCGTTTGGTGGAAATTACCTTAATTATAGTTGGATGCTGGCATCTGCTACCGCACAAAATCAATTAAAAGCTCCCGGAAATCAAGCTCAACAGGAATCTGAACTGGAGAGATTAGGAAAAGATATTAACCGTCAGATCTTAACTCAAATTTCACGATCTCTTCTGCGGGAACAGTTAGATGGGTTTCAGTTTGATGAAGAAGGTACCTTTACTTACGGCTCTTTAAGCATTGAAATTTATGAAACCCTGGAGGGGCTGGTAATAAATATTCTGGATACCTCGACGGGGGAAGAATCACAAATAGTTATCCCAAATAATTAA